A genomic window from Luteolibacter sp. LG18 includes:
- a CDS encoding LamG-like jellyroll fold domain-containing protein: MKTLSILTALACLAAHTASAQQALTIAPKHRYRFDNTSGTLADGSQLTDSIGTAHGFIRGSGASATGSGVRLTGGSGASAAYIDLPNGTISGSAEIFPGLAEASYEVWVTVQSAQNWSRILDFGNNSSDEITGPGGNFNGADYLMVTANIGTANDIRFERGGQYLTGGGTQDIAGATTTGTRMHLVATYDTASSAWKLYKNGALVSTVPTLLGPSTLDDLNVWLGRSNWSADSNTDATYDEFRTYDYPLSAQQVLGNYQAGPDVLTSDNVAPVFAGNPLTKAAATLGTAYSGSLAGDASDANPGDAITFSKTGGPAWLTVAAAGTLGGTPPPGSAGANTFTVRATDPAGLYAETTLNVTVNYALPAGWTSADIGSTGIVGSAAENSGTYTLSGSGADIWSTADAFRFASTTLTGDGEIRARVTSQGNTDPWAKAGVMIRDGNGPGAVNAFVAATPSNGFTFQWRSAVSGNSSLTAGPATNAAPNNWVRLTRSGSLVTAYVSANGSTWTLVGSTTLTMASGVSVGLAVTSHNNAALSTATFDNVAITPFPSPWATVDIGSPGLTGRAEFYNNVHTMTGAGPLGGTTDSFRYVYQALSGDGSITARVSTLQNTGTSARVGVMIRDTLASNSRMVALSVNGSGAWQWQRRTSAGGSATTTASSSGTAPNLWVRIVRTGNLFTASRSTNGTTWTTISTATVSMATNCYIGLNVASGTAGTGNTSSFDNITVAP; this comes from the coding sequence ATGAAAACCCTTTCCATTCTCACCGCCCTCGCGTGCCTCGCGGCCCACACCGCCTCCGCGCAGCAGGCGCTCACGATCGCACCGAAGCACCGCTACCGCTTCGACAACACCTCCGGGACGCTCGCCGATGGCTCACAGCTCACGGATTCCATTGGAACCGCACACGGCTTCATCCGAGGTTCCGGCGCCTCGGCCACCGGCAGCGGCGTCCGTCTCACCGGCGGTTCCGGTGCCAGCGCGGCCTACATCGATCTGCCCAACGGCACCATCTCCGGCTCGGCGGAGATCTTCCCCGGCCTGGCCGAGGCCAGCTATGAAGTATGGGTCACGGTGCAAAGCGCTCAAAACTGGTCCCGCATCCTCGATTTCGGAAACAACTCGAGCGACGAGATCACCGGCCCCGGCGGCAACTTCAATGGCGCGGACTACCTGATGGTCACCGCGAACATCGGCACCGCCAATGACATCCGCTTCGAACGCGGCGGCCAGTATCTCACCGGCGGAGGCACCCAGGACATCGCGGGTGCCACCACCACCGGCACCCGCATGCACCTGGTGGCCACCTACGACACCGCGTCGTCCGCGTGGAAACTCTACAAGAACGGCGCGCTCGTCTCCACCGTTCCCACCTTGCTGGGCCCCTCCACCCTCGACGACCTGAACGTGTGGCTCGGTCGTTCGAATTGGTCCGCGGACTCGAACACCGACGCCACTTACGACGAGTTCCGTACCTACGACTACCCGCTCAGCGCCCAGCAGGTGCTGGGGAACTACCAGGCAGGTCCGGACGTGCTGACCTCGGACAACGTCGCCCCGGTCTTCGCCGGGAACCCGCTCACCAAGGCCGCGGCCACCCTCGGCACGGCCTACTCGGGCAGCCTCGCGGGCGACGCCAGCGATGCGAATCCCGGGGACGCGATCACGTTCAGCAAAACCGGCGGCCCGGCGTGGCTGACGGTGGCGGCGGCTGGTACGCTCGGTGGCACACCGCCACCTGGCAGCGCGGGAGCCAATACCTTCACCGTGCGAGCCACCGACCCCGCCGGGCTGTATGCGGAAACCACACTGAACGTCACCGTCAACTACGCCCTGCCCGCGGGCTGGACGTCGGCGGACATCGGTTCCACGGGCATCGTGGGAAGCGCGGCGGAAAATTCCGGCACCTACACGCTCAGTGGGTCGGGCGCCGACATCTGGAGCACGGCGGACGCCTTCCGCTTCGCCTCCACCACACTGACCGGGGATGGCGAGATCCGAGCCCGTGTGACCTCTCAGGGAAACACCGATCCGTGGGCGAAAGCCGGGGTGATGATCCGGGACGGCAACGGCCCGGGCGCGGTGAACGCATTCGTGGCGGCCACCCCATCGAACGGCTTCACGTTCCAGTGGCGTTCCGCGGTTTCCGGCAATTCCTCGCTGACCGCCGGCCCGGCGACCAACGCCGCGCCGAACAACTGGGTGCGCCTGACCCGCAGCGGTTCACTTGTCACCGCCTACGTGTCCGCCAATGGCAGCACGTGGACGCTGGTGGGCTCCACCACGCTGACGATGGCCAGCGGCGTCTCGGTCGGACTGGCGGTGACCAGCCACAACAATGCGGCGCTGAGCACCGCCACCTTCGACAACGTGGCAATCACGCCCTTCCCCTCCCCATGGGCGACGGTGGACATCGGCAGCCCGGGGCTCACTGGACGCGCCGAGTTCTACAACAACGTCCATACCATGACCGGAGCGGGCCCGCTCGGCGGCACTACCGACAGCTTCCGCTACGTGTATCAAGCGCTTAGCGGGGACGGATCGATCACCGCTCGCGTCAGCACCCTGCAAAACACCGGCACCTCCGCGCGGGTGGGCGTGATGATCCGTGACACGCTGGCGAGCAACTCCCGGATGGTGGCGCTTTCCGTCAATGGCAGCGGGGCCTGGCAATGGCAGCGCCGCACCAGCGCCGGAGGCAGCGCGACCACCACCGCCAGCAGCAGCGGCACCGCGCCGAACCTGTGGGTCCGCATCGTCCGGACCGGCAATCTATTCACCGCATCCCGCAGCACGAACGGCACCACCTGGACCACGATCAGCACCGCCACTGTCAGCATGGCAACCAACTGCTACATCGGCCTGAACGTCGCCAGCGGCACGGCAGGCACGGGCAATACCTCGTCATTCGACAACATCACCGTGGCCCCCTGA
- a CDS encoding ECF-type sigma factor, producing the protein MNEIRRILESASQHGAGVSSELLPLVYDELRALAASKLSTEAPGQTLQPTALVHEAWLRVSEDDEALWKDRTHFFRTAALAMRRILVDRARAKSSQKRGGKRAEVDIEDFDVEMPTLDERVLLVDEMMDKLEQRDPESARVITLKFFGGLTNKEIAEMDGVTERTIERQWAFARARLLQLIRDEG; encoded by the coding sequence GTGAACGAAATCAGGCGTATCCTCGAATCCGCGAGCCAGCATGGCGCAGGCGTCTCGTCCGAATTGCTGCCGTTGGTCTACGATGAGCTGAGGGCCTTGGCCGCTTCCAAGTTATCCACGGAAGCCCCCGGGCAAACGCTGCAACCGACCGCATTGGTCCACGAGGCATGGTTGCGGGTGTCCGAGGATGACGAAGCGCTGTGGAAGGACCGGACGCATTTTTTCCGCACCGCGGCATTGGCGATGCGGCGTATCCTGGTGGACCGCGCCCGCGCGAAATCGAGCCAGAAGCGCGGGGGGAAGAGGGCGGAGGTGGACATCGAGGATTTCGATGTGGAAATGCCGACGCTCGACGAGCGGGTGCTGCTGGTGGACGAGATGATGGACAAGCTGGAGCAGCGTGATCCCGAGAGCGCGCGTGTCATCACGCTCAAGTTTTTCGGCGGACTCACCAACAAGGAGATCGCGGAAATGGATGGCGTCACCGAGCGGACGATCGAGCGCCAGTGGGCCTTTGCCCGGGCGCGCCTGCTCCAGTTGATCCGCGACGAGGGCTGA
- the rpiB gene encoding ribose 5-phosphate isomerase B codes for MNIAIGSDHAGFRYKQAIIAHLRAAGHEVTDFGTDSEEPVDYPRFIRPVAEAVAAGRFERGIVLGGSGNGEAIAANRVRGIRCGLCWNLESARLTRLHNDANVLSLGERMMDETTALAIVDVFLSTPFEGGRHLQRIQQLDV; via the coding sequence ATGAACATTGCCATCGGTTCCGATCACGCCGGCTTCCGCTACAAGCAGGCCATCATCGCCCACCTCCGTGCGGCTGGACATGAGGTGACGGATTTCGGCACGGATTCGGAGGAGCCCGTGGATTACCCGCGGTTCATCCGGCCGGTGGCGGAAGCCGTCGCGGCGGGGCGTTTCGAACGCGGGATCGTGCTCGGAGGTTCCGGCAATGGCGAGGCGATCGCGGCAAACCGGGTAAGGGGCATCCGTTGCGGGCTGTGCTGGAATCTGGAATCCGCCCGGCTGACCCGCCTGCACAATGACGCGAACGTCCTCTCGCTCGGCGAGCGGATGATGGATGAGACCACGGCGCTGGCGATCGTGGACGTGTTTCTCTCCACTCCCTTCGAGGGCGGGCGCCACCTCCAGCGTATCCAACAGCTTGACGTCTGA
- a CDS encoding RICIN domain-containing protein, producing MNKTKPIVSAAIVSTGVLLFALFHPTAERAPSGDHAVAKIQTDLVPARDTTIPPSGPIGAKNSPARHVPDRELFGSSWPNPGREPLAAFAAWTHRYLEADPIVRATMIDEGRKLANARRVEMRRLITTDPREAIASTPPAIVRQQLPAEIQNLLEDRVSNRGDVFRVMGLAQPDSDHVVPTIEQARIGSTTFEAYRYGDRALTPSLKDVSIHGIALDGQLAILDSPVRKLEPGETAAETTDTCVITGGTPVVPDATEKKDVETTTMLVGNHGYTMCCPFCAEDFETRMERLERQQMSAMQAVSAITADANAPRSLSSSGVNGSADYPGKPPYGLTHGTNTMIMMRVDFPDHTGNRFSEAELRGNVDDWGGVDYMVNRFSYGTSRVASPTVTPVLRMPHDTAYYNNGPYWGDILNDARAAAFAQGYNPDAFSCRVIIHDVVLKDAGAAGWGGGGAIWCNNNVDKRLLIHEYGHVFWLPHANSWQSSDGNPLSDNRWHVEYGDASDPMGNAWGTNPFSDFNAYYKNLLGWLPDSAVVPVTHSGTYRINQFDGWGDWTKPVVLKITRDNGLDLWVMFRGDGVPQGNFNTGAYIVGVNGERFGDSHVIDLNDPSGDTGNAPLAQGQTWTDAVSGISITTAGRMMTDWPHHMYVKVDLGSTYTQGYRALVNGGVYAFRNKSFNQYLTVPGNSSSDGVEPAIATYTGNAEQQWVVQRNSDGTYSFNHKGTPCFLDVNNNGQNNYDEILQWTWHGADNQRWDVLNSWDGYLKLRHRGTNQVLTADTGGGNYGDVIQYDDFSGDEEKWEPYLVGINDGTYRLIPRHAQTRTLALRNRSTNSGTQVEQQFWAGGDWQRWTMLAVGGGQFRIHPKGQPGVTLAIAGGNTADGAKAVLEPYTGANSQKFSFTPTAMGFVRLTPAHAPAMCLDVTGTGSGAGVDIQQSTYTGANNQQWRFIDSDL from the coding sequence ATGAACAAAACGAAACCGATTGTCTCTGCCGCGATCGTCTCCACTGGAGTGCTGTTGTTCGCGCTGTTTCATCCCACCGCGGAGCGTGCCCCTTCGGGCGACCACGCGGTTGCCAAAATCCAGACCGACCTCGTGCCCGCGAGGGATACCACCATTCCTCCATCCGGCCCGATCGGCGCCAAGAACTCCCCCGCCCGCCATGTACCGGATCGCGAGTTGTTCGGCAGCTCATGGCCGAATCCGGGGCGTGAACCCCTGGCCGCGTTCGCCGCGTGGACACACCGGTATCTCGAAGCCGATCCCATCGTCCGCGCCACGATGATCGACGAGGGCCGCAAGCTCGCGAATGCACGCCGCGTGGAAATGCGTCGCCTCATCACCACCGATCCGCGAGAGGCGATCGCGAGCACCCCGCCGGCAATCGTCCGCCAACAATTGCCCGCCGAGATCCAGAACCTCCTGGAGGACCGCGTTTCGAACCGAGGCGATGTCTTCCGCGTCATGGGACTCGCCCAGCCGGACAGCGACCACGTGGTGCCCACCATCGAGCAGGCGCGCATCGGATCGACCACCTTCGAGGCGTACCGCTATGGTGACCGGGCCCTAACGCCCTCCCTGAAGGACGTCTCCATCCACGGCATCGCGCTCGATGGACAGCTCGCCATCCTCGACAGCCCCGTGCGGAAACTGGAACCCGGCGAAACCGCGGCGGAAACCACCGACACCTGCGTGATCACCGGCGGCACTCCCGTGGTGCCGGATGCGACGGAGAAGAAGGATGTCGAGACCACCACGATGCTCGTGGGCAACCACGGCTACACGATGTGCTGCCCGTTCTGCGCCGAGGATTTCGAGACACGCATGGAACGCCTCGAACGCCAGCAGATGTCCGCCATGCAGGCCGTTTCCGCCATCACCGCGGATGCGAACGCGCCACGGTCGCTATCCTCCAGCGGAGTCAACGGCAGCGCCGACTATCCCGGCAAGCCACCCTACGGCCTCACCCATGGCACCAACACCATGATCATGATGCGGGTCGATTTCCCCGACCACACCGGCAACCGCTTCAGCGAGGCGGAGCTGCGGGGCAACGTGGACGACTGGGGCGGCGTGGACTACATGGTGAACCGGTTCTCCTACGGCACCTCGCGCGTGGCCTCGCCCACCGTCACCCCGGTGCTGCGCATGCCGCATGACACCGCCTACTACAACAACGGCCCCTACTGGGGAGACATCCTCAACGACGCGCGCGCCGCGGCCTTCGCCCAAGGCTACAATCCGGACGCCTTCTCATGCCGGGTCATCATCCATGACGTGGTGCTGAAGGACGCCGGTGCCGCCGGCTGGGGCGGTGGCGGCGCGATCTGGTGCAACAACAACGTGGACAAGCGCCTGCTCATCCATGAGTACGGCCATGTCTTCTGGCTGCCGCACGCGAACTCATGGCAATCCAGCGACGGCAATCCGCTATCCGACAACCGCTGGCACGTGGAATACGGCGATGCCAGCGATCCGATGGGCAACGCCTGGGGCACGAATCCATTCAGCGACTTCAACGCCTACTACAAGAACCTCCTCGGCTGGCTGCCGGACAGCGCCGTGGTGCCCGTGACCCACTCCGGCACCTACCGCATCAACCAGTTCGACGGCTGGGGCGACTGGACCAAGCCCGTGGTGCTGAAGATCACCCGCGACAACGGTCTCGACCTCTGGGTCATGTTCCGCGGCGATGGCGTGCCGCAGGGCAATTTCAACACCGGTGCCTACATCGTGGGTGTCAATGGCGAGCGCTTCGGCGATTCCCACGTGATCGACTTGAACGATCCTTCCGGGGACACGGGCAACGCGCCGCTCGCCCAAGGTCAAACATGGACGGACGCGGTCTCCGGCATCTCCATCACCACCGCGGGCCGGATGATGACCGACTGGCCGCACCACATGTATGTGAAGGTCGATCTCGGCTCCACCTACACGCAGGGCTACCGCGCGCTGGTGAACGGTGGCGTGTATGCCTTCCGGAACAAGAGCTTCAACCAGTATCTCACCGTGCCGGGCAACAGTTCGTCCGACGGAGTGGAACCGGCCATCGCCACCTACACCGGCAACGCCGAACAGCAGTGGGTGGTCCAGCGCAACAGCGACGGCACCTACAGTTTCAACCACAAAGGCACCCCGTGCTTCCTGGATGTGAACAACAACGGCCAGAACAACTACGACGAGATCCTGCAATGGACCTGGCACGGCGCGGACAACCAGCGCTGGGACGTGCTCAACTCCTGGGACGGCTACCTGAAACTGCGCCACCGGGGTACCAACCAGGTGCTCACCGCGGACACCGGCGGAGGCAACTATGGCGACGTCATCCAGTACGATGACTTCTCCGGTGACGAGGAGAAGTGGGAGCCCTACCTGGTCGGGATCAACGACGGCACCTACCGGCTGATCCCCCGCCATGCCCAGACCCGGACGCTGGCCCTGCGCAACCGCAGCACCAACTCCGGCACCCAGGTGGAACAGCAGTTCTGGGCCGGTGGCGACTGGCAACGCTGGACGATGCTGGCCGTGGGCGGCGGACAATTCCGCATCCATCCCAAGGGCCAACCCGGTGTCACCCTCGCCATCGCGGGCGGCAACACCGCCGACGGCGCGAAGGCCGTGCTGGAGCCCTACACCGGCGCGAACTCCCAGAAGTTCTCCTTCACCCCCACCGCCATGGGCTTCGTGCGGCTCACTCCCGCGCACGCCCCGGCGATGTGCCTCGATGTCACGGGCACCGGCAGCGGCGCTGGCGTGGATATCCAGCAATCGACCTACACCGGCGCCAACAACCAGCAGTGGCGCTTCATCGACTCCGACCTCTGA
- a CDS encoding serine/threonine-protein kinase yields MDPDVEKLLFAAATGFSRPEERKLFLDHVCKDDARGRRDLEDLLRLNDAAESFFDLQPEVRAEGGRSEDEGLGASIGRYRLIERIGAGGCGVVYLAEQQEPVRRKVALKVIRVGMDTEHVIARFNAERQALAMMDHPNIARVFDAGATAAGRPYFVMELVDGERITDFCGAGLELPERLRLFVQVCQAIQHAHQKGVIHRDIKPSNVLVHRHDGAMVPKVIDFGIAKATTGGPGEDATFTKLDQMIGTPAYMSPEQAAGGTDVDTRSDVYSLGVLLYELVTGRPPFAAKRLTEAGMEETRRILRDEEPPLPSLVVENSGLGDLDWVIMKAMAKERTRRYDTANGLAIDVLRYLDDEPVSARAPTRRYWLGKLIRRNKMVFAAGCAAAICLLAGFGVSTVLFLREKRALDELSRQHRIAEEARVNEQFLREAAEYRESVAHAAVQIGRGNLEEADRLLASVPVDRTPVSLEAADCYRRLAEWHVLAKRYDRAADRYSSSVHAFANVDDADSNHISFDLLPATSALCYAGNEAGYEKIREFAIQRFSGTRHPQVAEQVLKASLLKPAPASLLRKLDEMVALAEISVNDPNGWVIHDQRLSAWFCFAIGLKAFREGDDERASVWMSRCLNFPDVNEARVASVRCITAMIESHRANRTGARALVGLAQEPIETVLEGELPLIGPNGLWLDWLNAAQFLDEARRTLGP; encoded by the coding sequence ATGGATCCGGATGTCGAAAAATTGCTCTTCGCTGCCGCGACCGGATTTTCCCGGCCTGAGGAGCGGAAGTTGTTCCTGGACCACGTGTGCAAGGACGACGCGCGCGGCCGCCGCGATCTGGAGGATCTGCTTCGCCTTAACGACGCGGCGGAGTCCTTCTTCGATCTCCAGCCGGAGGTAAGGGCCGAGGGCGGGCGTTCGGAGGACGAAGGCCTCGGTGCCAGCATCGGGCGCTACCGCTTGATCGAGCGCATCGGTGCGGGCGGCTGCGGTGTGGTCTACCTCGCCGAGCAACAGGAACCCGTGAGGCGGAAGGTGGCGCTAAAGGTCATCCGGGTGGGCATGGACACGGAGCATGTCATCGCCCGCTTCAATGCGGAGCGCCAGGCGCTGGCGATGATGGATCATCCGAACATCGCGCGGGTGTTCGATGCCGGTGCGACGGCTGCCGGGCGTCCCTACTTCGTGATGGAGCTGGTGGATGGAGAAAGGATCACCGACTTCTGCGGGGCGGGGCTGGAGCTGCCGGAACGCCTGCGTCTGTTCGTGCAGGTTTGCCAGGCCATCCAGCACGCGCATCAGAAAGGGGTGATCCATCGCGACATCAAGCCGTCCAACGTTCTCGTCCACCGACATGACGGCGCGATGGTGCCGAAGGTGATCGACTTCGGAATTGCGAAAGCAACCACCGGCGGCCCCGGTGAGGATGCGACGTTCACCAAGCTGGACCAGATGATCGGAACGCCCGCCTACATGAGTCCCGAGCAGGCCGCGGGCGGAACGGACGTGGACACCCGCAGCGATGTCTACAGCCTGGGTGTGCTGCTCTACGAACTGGTGACGGGGCGCCCGCCCTTCGCGGCGAAGCGCCTCACCGAGGCCGGAATGGAGGAGACCCGCCGCATCCTGCGGGACGAGGAACCACCCTTGCCTTCCTTGGTCGTGGAGAACAGCGGCCTGGGGGATCTCGATTGGGTCATCATGAAGGCGATGGCCAAGGAGCGCACACGCCGCTACGACACGGCGAACGGCCTGGCGATCGACGTCCTGCGGTATCTCGATGATGAGCCGGTCTCGGCCCGCGCTCCAACGCGCCGCTACTGGCTCGGCAAGCTGATCCGCAGGAACAAGATGGTTTTCGCCGCGGGGTGCGCCGCGGCCATTTGCCTGCTCGCAGGCTTCGGCGTTTCCACGGTCTTGTTCCTGAGGGAAAAGCGTGCGCTGGATGAGCTTTCGCGGCAGCACCGGATCGCGGAGGAGGCCCGCGTCAACGAGCAGTTCCTGCGCGAAGCCGCGGAATACCGCGAAAGCGTGGCCCATGCCGCGGTGCAGATCGGGCGCGGCAACCTGGAGGAAGCGGATCGCCTGCTGGCCTCCGTGCCCGTGGACCGCACGCCGGTGTCGCTGGAGGCGGCCGATTGCTACCGGCGTCTCGCGGAGTGGCACGTCCTGGCGAAGCGGTATGATCGTGCGGCGGACCGTTATAGCTCCTCGGTCCACGCCTTCGCCAACGTCGATGACGCGGACAGCAACCACATTTCCTTCGACCTCCTGCCCGCCACTTCCGCGCTCTGTTACGCGGGAAACGAAGCGGGGTATGAGAAGATCCGGGAGTTCGCGATCCAGCGGTTTTCCGGCACTCGCCATCCCCAGGTGGCCGAACAGGTACTCAAGGCCTCCCTGCTGAAACCCGCGCCCGCATCGCTGCTGCGGAAACTCGATGAGATGGTCGCGTTGGCCGAGATCTCGGTGAACGATCCCAACGGTTGGGTGATCCACGACCAGCGGCTTTCGGCGTGGTTTTGTTTTGCCATCGGACTGAAGGCTTTCCGGGAAGGGGATGATGAACGGGCCTCGGTGTGGATGAGCCGGTGTTTGAACTTCCCGGACGTCAACGAGGCGCGGGTGGCTTCCGTGCGCTGCATCACCGCGATGATTGAGAGCCACCGGGCGAACCGGACTGGTGCCCGGGCCCTCGTGGGGCTCGCCCAGGAGCCAATCGAGACTGTCCTGGAGGGGGAGCTGCCGCTGATTGGCCCGAATGGCCTGTGGCTGGATTGGCTCAATGCGGCCCAGTTTCTGGATGAAGCCAGGCGGACCTTGGGCCCGTGA
- a CDS encoding alpha/beta hydrolase-fold protein — MRTLAAAMLATTLTAFAADPFSPVVHPDHSVTFRVRDAEAKSASVQCEAFGSKPLAKGEDNVWSFTSTPLEPDLYSYSFTLDDRHVTDPENPELKEGLFGNESLLSVPGGKDAPWEKRDVPHGEIHRHAYRSKIASHDRECFVYTPPGYDAKAEKPLPVLYLLHGFSDQANAWSTIGRANVILDNFIADKKAEPMVIVMPLGYGDMAVVAGGWEGRNKDGAWQKNLTAFDHTLIEEVLPLAESNYKIRKDRDGRAVAGLSMGGAESLQAALLHPDTFGWVGAFSSGGIPADLDAAFPEAGKTPFKTFWVSCGKDDGLIGANRSLHAWLDKKQLKHSWTETEGAHRWGVWRRNLAAFLPLLFKEG; from the coding sequence ATGCGTACCCTTGCAGCAGCCATGCTCGCGACCACTCTCACCGCCTTCGCCGCGGATCCATTTTCTCCCGTGGTGCATCCGGACCATTCCGTGACCTTCCGGGTCCGGGATGCCGAGGCGAAATCGGCCAGTGTCCAATGCGAGGCCTTCGGCAGCAAACCGCTCGCCAAGGGCGAGGACAACGTCTGGTCCTTCACCAGCACGCCGCTGGAACCGGACCTCTACAGCTACTCGTTCACGCTCGATGACCGCCACGTGACCGATCCGGAGAACCCCGAGCTTAAGGAAGGGCTTTTCGGCAACGAGAGCCTGTTGAGCGTTCCCGGCGGCAAGGACGCCCCGTGGGAAAAGCGCGACGTGCCGCACGGTGAGATCCACCGCCACGCCTACCGCTCGAAAATCGCGTCACACGACCGCGAGTGCTTCGTCTACACCCCGCCAGGCTACGATGCGAAGGCGGAAAAGCCGCTGCCGGTTCTCTACCTCCTCCACGGTTTCAGCGACCAAGCCAACGCTTGGTCCACCATCGGACGCGCCAACGTGATCCTGGACAACTTCATCGCGGACAAGAAGGCCGAGCCGATGGTCATCGTGATGCCGCTCGGCTACGGCGACATGGCGGTGGTGGCAGGCGGCTGGGAAGGACGAAACAAGGACGGCGCGTGGCAGAAGAACCTCACCGCCTTCGACCACACGCTGATCGAGGAAGTCCTCCCGCTCGCCGAATCGAACTACAAGATCCGCAAGGATCGCGATGGCCGTGCCGTGGCCGGCCTTTCCATGGGCGGCGCGGAATCACTCCAGGCCGCCCTCCTCCATCCGGACACCTTCGGCTGGGTGGGAGCCTTCAGCAGCGGCGGCATTCCGGCCGATCTCGACGCCGCCTTCCCCGAAGCGGGCAAGACCCCGTTCAAGACCTTCTGGGTGTCCTGCGGCAAGGACGACGGGCTCATCGGCGCGAACCGCTCGCTCCATGCCTGGCTGGACAAGAAGCAGCTGAAACACTCGTGGACGGAAACCGAAGGTGCCCATCGCTGGGGGGTGTGGAGGCGGAATCTCGCCGCCTTCCTGCCGCTGCTGTTCAAGGAAGGCTGA
- a CDS encoding GAF domain-containing sensor histidine kinase has translation MRPPIPENNEARLEALASYGILDTPVEADFDEFTALAARVCGTPVSVITFIDRDRQWFKSEVGQKEGETPLETSFCAHAILEDGDFCLVPDARRDPRFLDNPLVMSDPGLRFYAGAILRDAQGFALGTLCVADMKPRMLQDFQRQALRLMAKNIVQMLEIRRQAEQFRQISRKLNAELNLRKEILGIVSHDLRAPLAAIQLVNHVAAREVGRDRTPPKELLEDLVEVLEDTMGDMHRLIGDLSDYSMSECGTLPMQFADCRPGAVVEGVQRRFKLASEHLGVSLVVEDATNGASGLKADAQRLSQALGNLVGNALNYTAKGGKITLTARIHPDAVEFHVQDTGCGIQPDNLGRIFDPHWTSGEFEGSRGLGLEITRGIVYSHKGTLAVESKPGEGSTFTILLPIATEEAA, from the coding sequence ATGAGACCGCCGATTCCCGAAAACAACGAGGCCCGCTTGGAAGCGTTGGCCAGCTATGGAATTCTCGATACGCCCGTGGAGGCGGATTTCGATGAATTCACGGCCTTGGCCGCGCGCGTTTGCGGGACACCGGTTTCGGTTATCACCTTCATCGACCGTGACCGGCAGTGGTTCAAATCGGAGGTCGGGCAAAAGGAAGGGGAAACGCCGCTGGAGACATCGTTCTGCGCCCATGCGATCCTGGAGGATGGCGACTTCTGTCTGGTGCCGGACGCGCGGCGGGATCCCCGTTTCCTGGACAATCCGCTGGTGATGTCCGATCCCGGGCTGCGTTTTTATGCTGGTGCGATCCTGCGTGACGCGCAGGGGTTCGCGCTCGGGACGCTGTGCGTGGCCGACATGAAGCCGCGGATGTTGCAGGACTTTCAGCGGCAAGCGCTCCGGCTGATGGCGAAGAATATTGTACAGATGCTCGAGATCCGCCGCCAAGCGGAGCAATTCAGGCAGATCAGCCGCAAGCTGAACGCCGAACTCAACCTGCGAAAGGAGATCCTCGGTATCGTGTCCCACGATCTGCGGGCACCGCTGGCAGCCATCCAACTGGTCAATCATGTGGCCGCGAGGGAAGTCGGCCGGGACCGGACGCCTCCGAAGGAATTGCTGGAGGATCTGGTCGAGGTTCTGGAGGACACGATGGGGGACATGCACCGGTTGATCGGCGACCTTTCCGACTATTCCATGAGCGAGTGTGGTACGCTTCCGATGCAGTTTGCGGACTGCCGACCGGGGGCGGTGGTGGAAGGCGTGCAACGCCGGTTCAAGCTGGCGTCGGAGCATCTGGGGGTTTCGCTGGTGGTGGAGGATGCGACGAATGGCGCAAGCGGTTTGAAGGCCGATGCGCAGCGCCTTTCCCAGGCCCTTGGCAATCTGGTCGGCAACGCGCTCAATTACACCGCCAAGGGGGGCAAGATCACCTTGACGGCGCGGATTCATCCTGACGCCGTCGAGTTCCATGTGCAGGATACCGGCTGCGGAATCCAACCGGACAACCTCGGTCGCATTTTCGATCCCCACTGGACGTCCGGGGAGTTTGAAGGCAGCCGCGGTCTCGGTCTCGAAATCACCCGTGGCATCGTGTACTCGCACAAAGGGACGCTGGCGGTGGAAAGCAAGCCAGGGGAAGGGTCGACCTTTACGATCCTGCTCCCGATCGCTACCGAAGAGGCCGCATGA